The following are encoded together in the Bradyrhizobium algeriense genome:
- a CDS encoding tetratricopeptide repeat protein, with translation MNHDRYGLTLTTASDRAAAHYRDGVDCMLSAWHGAEDAFDKAIAEDPGFALAHIGRARLHQLSMEGGKARAMAARARELAAGATPREKSHVEIMAAVIESKPKVAVSGAEAHLEEYPRDAQVLSILLGAFGLYAFSGRPDHDAAKLAICERHARHYGEDWWFVSYLGWSHTEAGNLSTGRTLSERAMALRAENANAAHGLSHAMFEQGDMAVGREFLAQWMPAHDRKSFLHGHLAWHVALTNLDEGDLDGALAIYEAHIKPAGRPYPPLNIFTDGASLLWRLSLAGKAGLEPHWREVAAYGEKYFPQAGAHFADVHFALAAATTDSAALDTRLAQLEARAADGKLAPGGCAIDLCRGIGAFAAGDNDGAVRLLEPAISELARIGGSRAQRQLWEDTLIVAYMRAGHGDKAARRISARLDCRPSARDEAWSRQALRN, from the coding sequence ATGAACCACGACAGATATGGCCTCACGCTGACCACCGCCTCCGATCGCGCCGCCGCGCATTACCGTGACGGCGTCGACTGCATGCTGTCGGCCTGGCACGGCGCCGAGGATGCCTTTGACAAGGCGATCGCGGAAGATCCGGGCTTCGCGCTCGCGCATATCGGGCGCGCCCGGCTGCATCAGCTCAGCATGGAAGGCGGCAAGGCGCGCGCCATGGCGGCGCGGGCCCGTGAACTGGCCGCCGGCGCGACGCCCCGCGAAAAAAGCCATGTCGAGATCATGGCCGCCGTGATCGAGAGCAAGCCGAAAGTCGCCGTGAGCGGCGCCGAGGCGCATCTCGAAGAATATCCGCGCGATGCGCAGGTGCTGTCGATCCTGCTTGGCGCGTTCGGCCTTTACGCGTTCTCGGGTCGTCCCGACCACGATGCCGCCAAGCTCGCGATCTGTGAACGCCACGCGCGGCATTATGGCGAGGACTGGTGGTTTGTCAGTTACCTCGGCTGGTCGCACACCGAGGCGGGAAATCTCTCCACCGGCCGGACACTGTCCGAGCGCGCAATGGCGCTGCGTGCGGAAAACGCCAACGCAGCCCATGGCCTCTCGCATGCGATGTTCGAGCAAGGTGACATGGCGGTGGGCCGCGAGTTTCTCGCGCAATGGATGCCCGCGCATGATCGCAAGAGTTTTCTGCATGGGCATCTTGCCTGGCACGTCGCGCTGACCAACCTCGACGAAGGCGATCTTGATGGTGCGCTGGCGATCTACGAAGCGCATATCAAGCCGGCAGGCCGGCCCTATCCGCCGTTGAACATCTTCACCGATGGCGCCTCGCTGTTGTGGCGGCTGTCGCTGGCCGGCAAGGCCGGGCTGGAGCCGCATTGGCGGGAGGTAGCCGCTTATGGCGAGAAATACTTCCCGCAGGCGGGCGCGCATTTTGCTGACGTTCACTTCGCTCTGGCAGCGGCGACAACAGACAGCGCTGCCCTCGACACGCGACTGGCCCAACTGGAAGCGCGCGCGGCCGACGGCAAGCTGGCGCCGGGCGGCTGCGCGATCGACCTCTGTCGCGGCATCGGTGCGTTTGCGGCAGGCGACAATGACGGTGCGGTCCGCCTGCTCGAACCTGCGATTTCCGAACTGGCGCGGATCGGCGGCAGCCGCGCCCAGCGCCAGTTATGGGAAGACACGCTGATCGTCGCCTATATGCGCGCCGGTCACGGCGACAAGGCCGCCCGGCGCATCTCGGCGCGGCTCGACTGCAGGCCTTCGGCGCGCGACGAGGCCTGGTCGCGGCAGGCGCTACGAAACTGA
- a CDS encoding heme-binding protein: MTVRNLLAATAISFLLASSAAAQEALVSYKSLSPELALDLARATLADCRKRGFQVTVAVVDRFGITQVLLRDRFAGPHTVSTASGKAWTAASFRTSTTELIAISQPGMMQAGIRHLPGAVIVGGGLTVEAAGSLLGAVGVSGAPGGDADEACAKAGIDAVRDKLDF; this comes from the coding sequence ATGACTGTTCGGAATCTACTGGCCGCGACGGCGATTTCCTTCCTGCTCGCCAGCTCGGCCGCCGCACAGGAAGCCCTCGTGAGCTACAAATCGTTGAGCCCCGAACTGGCGCTCGACCTGGCGCGCGCGACGTTGGCGGATTGCAGAAAGCGCGGCTTTCAGGTGACGGTCGCCGTCGTCGACCGCTTCGGCATCACGCAAGTCTTGCTGCGCGACCGCTTCGCGGGCCCTCACACGGTGTCGACCGCTTCAGGCAAGGCATGGACCGCGGCCAGCTTTCGCACCAGCACGACCGAACTCATCGCCATCAGCCAGCCCGGGATGATGCAGGCCGGAATTCGCCACCTGCCTGGCGCCGTGATCGTCGGCGGCGGATTGACGGTTGAAGCGGCCGGCTCGCTGCTGGGCGCTGTCGGCGTCTCCGGGGCTCCCGGCGGCGACGCGGACGAGGCCTGCGCCAAGGCGGGCATCGACGCCGTGCGCGACAAGCTCGATTTCTAG
- a CDS encoding ABC transporter ATP-binding protein produces MTGESPDIDTPKIDTAAVPARPASSVDAADDMPLLRIEGVSKSFGSFRAVDRLSLDIGAGEFFALLGPSGCGKTTLLRMLAGFETPDEGRILLGGRDIAPVLPHERPVNMMFQNYALFPHLNVRDNIAFGLKRAGMPRAAIDTRVAEMVALVKLGGMEKRKPDQLSGGQKQRVALARSLARRPKVLLLDEPLAALDKKLRESTQLELMELQRRLGMTFIIVTHDQEEAMTMASRIGVMDAGRLQQVATPRDLYEAPATRWVAEFVGDVNLFEGEVSSHEHHRLTVATRDGGAIVVTDPRQPITKTSVTVAVRPEKVKLSRRGPASDADNSQAINRLEGVVTDVGYLGGSTVYKIKLDSGAVVRSSMANTARLDIDTLRAGQRVLAWFTPDDCVVLEQ; encoded by the coding sequence ATGACCGGGGAATCGCCTGATATCGATACGCCGAAAATCGATACGGCAGCCGTGCCGGCGAGGCCTGCTTCGTCTGTCGACGCGGCCGATGACATGCCGCTGCTCCGTATCGAGGGAGTCTCTAAGAGCTTCGGGAGTTTTCGCGCGGTGGACCGGCTCTCGCTCGACATCGGGGCGGGCGAGTTCTTTGCGCTATTGGGTCCGAGCGGCTGCGGCAAGACCACGTTGCTGCGAATGCTTGCCGGCTTCGAGACGCCGGACGAGGGCCGCATCCTGCTTGGCGGCCGCGACATTGCGCCGGTGCTGCCGCACGAGCGTCCCGTCAACATGATGTTCCAGAACTACGCGCTGTTTCCGCATCTCAACGTGCGGGACAATATCGCGTTCGGGCTGAAGCGCGCTGGCATGCCGCGCGCCGCCATCGATACCCGCGTGGCCGAGATGGTGGCGCTGGTCAAGCTCGGGGGCATGGAGAAGCGCAAGCCGGACCAGCTTTCCGGCGGCCAGAAGCAGCGCGTGGCGCTGGCGCGCTCGCTGGCGCGGCGGCCCAAGGTTCTGTTGCTCGACGAGCCCCTGGCCGCGCTCGACAAAAAGCTGCGGGAGAGCACGCAGTTGGAGCTGATGGAGCTGCAGCGCCGTCTCGGCATGACCTTCATCATCGTCACCCACGACCAGGAGGAGGCGATGACGATGGCCAGCAGAATCGGCGTGATGGATGCCGGCCGGCTCCAACAGGTCGCGACCCCGCGCGACCTTTATGAGGCGCCGGCCACGCGCTGGGTCGCCGAGTTCGTCGGCGACGTCAACCTGTTCGAGGGCGAGGTCTCCTCGCACGAACATCATCGCCTGACGGTTGCGACCCGGGACGGCGGCGCCATCGTGGTCACGGACCCGCGCCAGCCTATTACCAAGACCAGCGTCACGGTCGCGGTCCGCCCCGAGAAGGTAAAACTGTCGCGCCGCGGCCCGGCGTCGGATGCGGATAATTCGCAGGCGATCAACCGGCTCGAAGGTGTCGTCACCGATGTCGGCTATCTCGGCGGTTCGACCGTCTACAAGATCAAGCTCGATTCCGGCGCGGTGGTGCGCTCGTCGATGGCCAATACCGCGCGGCTCGATATCGATACCCTTCGCGCTGGCCAGCGCGTGCTGGCGTGGTTCACGCCTGATGATTGCGTGGTGCTGGAGCAATGA
- a CDS encoding ABC transporter permease: MSARRIFAQPARYAAIAPYVWMVLFFLVPFGFVLKISLSQTAIAQPPYMPVFDFTEGWAAIKAAFAQLSLDNFTLLVSDSLYISSYLRSLVVAVTSTLILLLIGYPIAYGMARLPQRRQAIAMMLVIIPFWTSFLIRIYAWINILQHDGLLNKILLALHLVSTPVVWLSTDTAMYIGIVYSYLPFMILPLYATLARMDPSLLEAASDLGASPGRAFWLVTFPLSLPGVGAGALLCFIPIVGEFVIPDLLAGSGSMMIGQTLWLEFFTNKDWPVAAAAAVALLVLLVPPLLLYDRLQRRQLGGEG; the protein is encoded by the coding sequence ATGAGCGCGCGCCGCATCTTCGCGCAGCCAGCACGCTATGCCGCGATCGCGCCCTATGTCTGGATGGTGCTGTTCTTCCTGGTGCCGTTCGGCTTCGTGCTGAAGATCAGCCTGTCACAGACCGCGATCGCGCAGCCGCCCTACATGCCGGTGTTCGATTTCACCGAAGGGTGGGCGGCGATCAAGGCGGCCTTCGCGCAGCTCTCGCTGGATAATTTCACGCTGCTGGTCTCGGACAGCCTCTACATCAGCTCTTATTTGCGCAGCCTCGTCGTCGCGGTGACCTCGACATTGATCCTGTTGTTGATCGGCTATCCCATCGCCTATGGCATGGCGCGGCTGCCGCAACGCCGGCAGGCGATTGCGATGATGCTGGTCATCATTCCGTTCTGGACCTCGTTCCTGATCCGCATCTATGCCTGGATCAATATTTTGCAGCATGACGGGCTGTTGAATAAAATTCTGCTCGCGCTGCATCTGGTCTCGACACCGGTGGTGTGGCTCTCGACCGATACCGCGATGTATATCGGCATCGTCTATTCCTACCTGCCGTTCATGATCCTGCCGCTCTATGCGACGCTGGCCAGGATGGATCCCTCGCTGCTGGAAGCGGCAAGTGATCTCGGTGCGTCGCCCGGGAGAGCGTTCTGGCTGGTAACGTTTCCGCTGTCCTTGCCGGGGGTCGGCGCCGGTGCGCTGCTGTGCTTCATCCCGATCGTCGGCGAGTTCGTCATCCCCGATCTGCTCGCCGGCTCCGGCTCGATGATGATCGGCCAGACGCTGTGGCTGGAATTCTTCACCAACAAGGACTGGCCGGTCGCCGCGGCGGCTGCGGTTGCGCTGCTGGTGCTGCTGGTGCCGCCGCTATTGCTCTACGACCGGCTGCAGCGCCGTCAGCTCGGAGGTGAGGGTTGA
- a CDS encoding ABC transporter permease, with the protein MAGKVNRLSPFNITALALGMAFLYLPIVILVIYSFNASRLVTVWGGWSLRWYHEFFNDRAMLDAAWMSLRVAAVSATIATLLGTLAAVGLVRGERFRGRSLFSGMLYAPLVMPEVISGLSLLLLFVALNAERGFWTVTIAHTTLTMCFVTVVVQSRLASLDRSLEEAAMDLGCDPVQAFLRVTLPLIIPAIAAGWMLAFTLSLDDVVIASFTTGPGSATLPIRIYSEVRLGVKPEINAICTMVIALIAVVIVIASLASKLSSSQGESAAPL; encoded by the coding sequence ATGGCTGGCAAGGTCAACAGGCTATCGCCGTTCAACATCACCGCGCTCGCGCTCGGGATGGCGTTTCTGTACCTGCCGATCGTGATCCTCGTCATCTATTCGTTCAACGCCTCGCGGCTCGTCACGGTGTGGGGCGGCTGGTCGCTGCGGTGGTACCATGAGTTCTTCAACGATCGCGCGATGCTCGACGCCGCCTGGATGAGCCTTCGCGTCGCTGCGGTTTCCGCCACGATCGCAACGCTGCTCGGCACGCTGGCGGCGGTCGGGCTGGTTCGCGGCGAGCGCTTCAGGGGGCGTTCGCTGTTTTCCGGCATGCTCTATGCGCCGCTGGTGATGCCGGAGGTGATCTCCGGGCTTTCTCTATTGTTGCTGTTCGTGGCGCTGAACGCCGAGCGCGGCTTTTGGACGGTGACGATCGCCCACACCACGCTGACCATGTGCTTCGTTACCGTGGTGGTACAGTCGCGCCTCGCCTCGCTCGACCGCAGCCTGGAGGAGGCGGCGATGGATCTCGGCTGCGATCCGGTGCAGGCATTTCTTCGCGTGACCTTGCCGCTGATCATTCCGGCGATTGCCGCAGGCTGGATGTTGGCCTTCACGCTTTCGCTCGATGACGTCGTGATCGCGAGTTTCACGACTGGCCCCGGATCGGCGACGCTGCCGATCCGGATCTATTCCGAGGTGCGGCTGGGGGTGAAGCCCGAGATCAACGCGATCTGCACCATGGTGATCGCGCTGATCGCGGTGGTCATCGTGATCGCTTCACTCGCCTCGAAACTGTCGAGCTCGCAAGGCGAGAGCGCAGCGCCGCTGTAG
- a CDS encoding carbohydrate ABC transporter permease produces MKLPTLREVGTETKLLLIGIPVFIWTMVPIYHMFLFAISPKEDAFSGKLWPTHPTLNNFNIVFHQQHYFLRDFWIQFLNSVVIALSAGTLTLMIATAAAFSISRLRVPGGRWVMNLALFTYFIPAAFLAVPMYRTMGNYGLLNNHWSLILAMVTIASPYAIWVLKQASDKLPVELDEAATMDGATTLQLFRLVYVPLMMPSLVAIGTYAILLAWNEYLYAFLLLSKDTEITLPVALGNFLAADDSPWELLMTTGFIYALPPAAIYYAFKRYMVGGLTAGAVKS; encoded by the coding sequence ATGAAGCTGCCAACACTCCGCGAAGTCGGCACCGAAACAAAGCTGCTGCTGATCGGCATCCCCGTGTTCATCTGGACCATGGTGCCGATCTACCACATGTTCCTGTTCGCGATCTCGCCGAAGGAAGATGCGTTCTCGGGCAAGCTGTGGCCAACGCATCCGACGCTGAATAATTTCAACATCGTGTTCCACCAGCAGCATTACTTCCTGCGCGATTTCTGGATCCAGTTCCTCAATTCGGTGGTGATCGCGCTTTCGGCGGGAACACTGACGTTGATGATCGCGACCGCGGCCGCGTTCTCGATCTCGCGGCTTCGCGTGCCCGGCGGGCGCTGGGTGATGAATCTCGCGCTGTTCACCTATTTCATCCCGGCGGCGTTCCTCGCCGTGCCGATGTACCGCACCATGGGCAATTACGGCCTCTTGAACAATCACTGGTCGCTGATCCTCGCGATGGTGACGATCGCTTCCCCTTACGCGATCTGGGTGCTGAAGCAGGCGTCCGACAAGCTGCCGGTCGAACTCGATGAAGCCGCCACCATGGACGGCGCCACCACGCTGCAACTGTTCCGCCTGGTCTATGTGCCCTTGATGATGCCCTCGCTGGTCGCGATCGGCACCTACGCGATCCTGCTGGCGTGGAACGAATATCTCTACGCGTTCCTGCTGCTCTCCAAGGACACCGAAATCACGCTTCCCGTGGCGCTCGGCAACTTCCTGGCCGCCGACGACTCGCCGTGGGAGTTGCTGATGACCACCGGCTTCATCTATGCGCTGCCGCCGGCTGCGATCTATTACGCGTTCAAGCGCTATATGGTGGGGGGACTGACCGCGGGGGCGGTGAAGTCGTGA
- a CDS encoding sugar ABC transporter permease gives MAITLSGDHAIPSPPLSARLTTPQVWGIVLLAPYLLVFLAFVVYPVGYGLWLARHPASYVALWHDPIFARAAVNTLIFLLVGINLKMAIALFLSGFFAQQRTWIKWLSVLFILPWAVPSIPTILSVRFMFNPEWGVVNQLIFKFTGEDGPNWLNDPTVALSMAIGVHIWKSLPFWTLILMTGRLAISHDLYEAAEVDGASWSQKFRYITWPSMQTLYITCTLLSMIWTLGDFNSVYLLTGGGPADLTHVLATLGIRYLRLDQLSLAMASIVCALPFVLPLVYFMMKRLSR, from the coding sequence ATGGCAATTACGCTTTCGGGCGATCACGCGATACCAAGCCCGCCTCTGTCAGCCCGGCTGACCACACCGCAGGTCTGGGGCATCGTGCTGCTGGCGCCCTATCTGCTCGTGTTCCTCGCCTTCGTGGTCTATCCGGTCGGCTATGGCCTCTGGCTGGCGCGGCATCCGGCGAGCTATGTCGCGCTCTGGCACGACCCGATCTTCGCGCGCGCCGCCGTCAACACGTTGATTTTCCTGCTGGTCGGCATCAACCTCAAAATGGCGATCGCGCTGTTTTTATCCGGCTTCTTCGCGCAGCAGCGCACCTGGATCAAATGGCTGTCGGTGCTGTTCATCCTGCCCTGGGCGGTGCCGTCGATTCCGACCATTCTCTCCGTGCGGTTCATGTTCAATCCGGAATGGGGCGTGGTCAACCAGCTGATTTTCAAGTTCACCGGCGAAGACGGCCCGAACTGGCTGAACGACCCGACGGTGGCGCTTTCCATGGCGATCGGCGTGCACATCTGGAAATCGCTGCCGTTCTGGACGCTGATCCTGATGACCGGGCGCCTTGCGATCTCGCATGACCTCTATGAGGCGGCCGAGGTCGACGGCGCGAGCTGGTCGCAGAAATTCCGCTACATCACCTGGCCGTCGATGCAGACGCTCTACATCACCTGCACGCTGCTCTCGATGATCTGGACGCTCGGCGATTTCAACAGCGTCTACCTGCTCACCGGCGGCGGCCCCGCCGACCTCACCCACGTGCTGGCTACCCTCGGCATCCGCTATCTCAGGCTCGACCAGCTGAGTCTTGCGATGGCGTCCATCGTCTGCGCGCTGCCGTTCGTGCTGCCGCTGGTCTATTTCATGATGAAACGGTTGTCGCGATGA
- a CDS encoding ABC transporter substrate-binding protein has protein sequence MISKKLGGLSLAVAAVGLFYATAPALAQQKTITVWFGKGFYKSEDDALLEAIKKFEAKTGIKVELSQYAIQDMIPKTVAALDSGTVPDVAYSDSYDVQAQGKWAFEGKLEDLGDILTPMKSAFAPNTLETALLYNDVTKKKAYYGFPLKQQSMHVQIWQDMLEQAGFKQSDIPTKWEDYWSFWCDKVQPAIRKATGQRVYAVGQPMGVESTDSFQSFYTFMDAHNVKLVDDDGKLTVDDPKVRENLIKAMKDYTDTYTKTCSPPSSTTWKDPDNNVAFHNKTIVMTHNFTISIAAKWLDDANNPALTPEQRALGKKNYDETIITASFPNKPDGTPIKYRSDVKTGLMFTVAKNKAEGKEFIKFLLQEENVRPYIEGALGRWFPVTTASQQSPFWQADRHRKAVYNQFTGGTTPFDFTKNWKFTILNNENVWAKAMNRVVSEKVPVDKAVDELIARIKQVAG, from the coding sequence GTGATATCCAAGAAATTAGGCGGGCTTTCACTCGCGGTCGCAGCCGTCGGGCTGTTTTACGCCACGGCACCCGCGCTGGCCCAGCAAAAGACCATCACCGTCTGGTTCGGCAAGGGCTTTTATAAGTCCGAGGACGACGCGCTTTTAGAGGCGATCAAGAAATTCGAGGCCAAGACCGGCATCAAGGTCGAACTGTCGCAATACGCCATCCAGGACATGATCCCGAAGACGGTGGCGGCGCTGGATTCCGGCACCGTGCCGGATGTCGCCTATTCCGACAGCTATGACGTGCAGGCGCAGGGCAAATGGGCATTCGAGGGCAAGCTCGAGGACCTCGGCGACATCCTGACGCCGATGAAATCGGCTTTCGCGCCAAACACGCTGGAAACCGCGCTGCTCTATAACGACGTCACCAAGAAGAAGGCCTATTACGGCTTTCCGCTGAAGCAGCAGAGCATGCACGTCCAGATCTGGCAGGACATGCTGGAGCAGGCCGGCTTCAAGCAGAGCGACATCCCGACCAAGTGGGAAGATTACTGGTCGTTCTGGTGCGACAAGGTGCAGCCGGCGATCCGCAAGGCCACCGGCCAGCGCGTCTACGCCGTCGGCCAGCCGATGGGCGTTGAATCCACTGATAGCTTCCAGTCGTTCTACACCTTCATGGACGCCCACAACGTCAAGCTGGTCGATGACGACGGCAAGCTTACGGTCGACGATCCCAAGGTGCGGGAAAACCTGATCAAGGCGATGAAGGATTACACCGACACCTACACCAAGACCTGCTCGCCGCCCTCCTCCACCACCTGGAAGGACCCCGACAACAACGTCGCCTTCCACAACAAGACGATCGTGATGACGCATAACTTCACGATCTCGATCGCCGCGAAATGGCTCGACGACGCCAACAACCCGGCGCTGACGCCGGAACAGCGCGCGCTCGGCAAGAAGAACTATGACGAGACCATCATCACCGCCTCGTTCCCCAACAAGCCGGACGGTACGCCGATCAAGTACCGCTCGGATGTCAAGACCGGGCTGATGTTCACGGTCGCCAAGAACAAGGCCGAAGGCAAGGAGTTCATCAAGTTCCTGCTGCAGGAAGAGAACGTCCGCCCCTATATCGAGGGCGCGCTCGGCCGCTGGTTCCCGGTGACGACGGCCAGCCAGCAGAGCCCGTTCTGGCAGGCTGACCGGCATCGCAAAGCGGTCTACAATCAGTTCACCGGCGGCACCACGCCGTTCGACTTCACCAAGAACTGGAAGTTCACGATTTTGAACAACGAGAACGTCTGGGCCAAGGCAATGAACCGCGTGGTAAGCGAGAAGGTGCCGGTCGACAAGGCCGTCGACGAACTGATCGCCCGCATCAAGCAGGTCGCTGGGTAG
- a CDS encoding DUF3072 domain-containing protein — protein MSRLPGQVDAPMTPRQLATLRTLSAEAYQPKLFERDLTAREAERRIAALKAEIELANSF, from the coding sequence ATGTCCCGCCTCCCCGGCCAGGTCGACGCGCCGATGACGCCCCGCCAACTGGCGACGCTCCGCACCCTCAGCGCCGAGGCGTATCAGCCGAAATTGTTCGAGAGGGATCTGACGGCGCGGGAAGCCGAGCGGCGGATCGCGGCGCTGAAGGCGGAGATCGAGCTGGCGAATTCGTTTTGA
- a CDS encoding AsmA family protein, with the protein MPQGMKRLGMPIAALFGAAVLALIGTSWFLNRDALRQAVEAQIREVTGLDLIVSGAIDVSVFPGSYVSFHNVGLKGGGTTDPALQVDVLTANLRLLPLLLRRFEIADVMMLRPHIRVIREAGGESNWTPFVERIARTMKPGAENQVSFSEIRIQDGVLKYEDAANHVTEQLGDIDLSLAWPSISRSFAATGQFDWRGERVDGSISASDFVAMLSGDRSGLKARIVSAPLKLAFDGSVANRTSLMMEGTVTVDSLSLRNAMRWMGQPVPGSGGFGRFTLRARANVVGASVALTNVNVELDGNAAEGVMTVANNGRQTLQATLAAGNLDFTPYISTVRLLASGARDWNRQLFDLTSLSATDLDMRLSAARVTVGPTKLGRTAFGANLRGGALALSIGEAQMYGGIAKGSIGIARSDAIADVKAQFQFTDVDLQACAGELFGITKLSGRGNLGVSLMASGSSPFGLASSLDGTATLIGHDGAIAGFNVEQLLKRLERRPLAGGGNLRSGSTPYDNLNVSVRFNDGIATVEDVRVDGPTTRLTLTGTASVPAREYDLKGVASLTPAANSGDKGFELPFVVQGPWDDPLVFPDPESLIRRSPGAAPLLDAVKDRKTRDAVRSVIERFTGGGQKPAAPETADGAKAN; encoded by the coding sequence ATGCCCCAAGGAATGAAGCGCCTCGGGATGCCGATTGCGGCGCTGTTCGGCGCGGCCGTGCTCGCCCTGATCGGAACCTCCTGGTTCCTCAACCGCGACGCGCTGCGCCAGGCCGTCGAGGCGCAGATACGCGAGGTCACCGGGCTCGATCTGATCGTGTCAGGCGCGATCGACGTTTCGGTGTTTCCGGGCAGCTACGTCTCCTTTCACAATGTCGGGCTGAAGGGCGGCGGCACCACTGATCCCGCGCTGCAGGTCGACGTGCTGACCGCGAACCTGCGCCTGCTGCCATTGCTGCTGCGCCGCTTTGAAATCGCCGACGTCATGATGTTGCGGCCGCATATCCGCGTCATCAGGGAAGCGGGCGGCGAGAGCAACTGGACGCCGTTCGTCGAACGGATCGCGCGCACGATGAAGCCGGGCGCTGAAAACCAGGTGTCGTTTTCCGAAATCAGGATTCAGGACGGCGTGCTCAAATACGAGGACGCGGCCAATCATGTCACCGAGCAGCTCGGCGACATCGATTTGTCGCTGGCGTGGCCGTCGATCTCGCGGTCGTTCGCGGCGACCGGGCAATTCGACTGGCGCGGAGAGCGCGTCGACGGCTCGATCTCGGCCAGCGACTTCGTCGCGATGCTGTCGGGCGACCGCTCCGGCCTGAAGGCGCGCATCGTCAGCGCGCCGTTGAAACTGGCCTTCGACGGCTCGGTCGCCAACCGCACCAGCCTGATGATGGAAGGCACGGTGACCGTCGACAGCCTGTCGCTGCGCAATGCGATGCGCTGGATGGGACAGCCGGTGCCCGGCAGCGGAGGGTTCGGCCGCTTTACGCTGAGAGCCCGCGCCAATGTCGTCGGCGCCTCGGTCGCGCTGACCAACGTGAATGTCGAACTCGACGGCAATGCCGCCGAGGGCGTGATGACGGTGGCCAATAACGGCCGCCAGACGCTGCAGGCGACGCTCGCCGCGGGCAACCTCGATTTCACGCCCTACATCTCCACCGTGCGCCTGCTGGCGAGCGGCGCGCGCGACTGGAACCGGCAATTGTTCGACCTCACTTCGCTTTCCGCCACCGATCTCGACATGCGCCTGTCGGCGGCGCGGGTGACGGTCGGCCCTACAAAACTCGGCCGCACGGCATTCGGCGCCAATTTGCGCGGCGGCGCGCTGGCGCTCTCGATCGGCGAAGCGCAGATGTATGGCGGCATCGCCAAGGGCTCGATCGGCATCGCGCGTTCCGATGCGATCGCCGACGTCAAGGCGCAATTCCAGTTCACCGACGTCGATCTGCAGGCCTGCGCCGGCGAATTGTTCGGGATCACAAAACTCTCCGGCCGCGGCAATCTCGGGGTTTCGCTGATGGCCTCCGGCTCGAGCCCGTTCGGCCTCGCCTCCTCGCTCGACGGCACCGCCACGCTGATCGGCCATGACGGCGCGATTGCGGGCTTCAATGTCGAACAACTCCTCAAGCGCCTGGAGCGCCGGCCGCTGGCCGGCGGCGGCAATCTGCGCTCGGGTTCGACGCCCTACGATAATCTTAACGTTTCGGTGCGCTTCAACGACGGCATCGCCACCGTCGAGGACGTCCGCGTCGACGGCCCGACGACGCGCCTGACGCTAACCGGCACGGCCTCCGTGCCGGCCCGCGAATACGACCTCAAGGGCGTCGCCAGCCTGACGCCTGCGGCCAACAGCGGCGACAAGGGATTTGAACTCCCCTTCGTGGTTCAGGGCCCATGGGACGATCCGCTGGTATTTCCCGATCCCGAAAGCCTGATCCGCCGCTCGCCGGGGGCTGCGCCGTTGCTCGATGCCGTGAAGGACCGCAAGACGCGCGATGCGGTGCGCTCGGTGATCGAGCGATTTACCGGCGGTGGGCAGAAGCCGGCGGCGCCGGAAACGGCGGATGGGGCGAAGGCGAACTAG
- a CDS encoding CoA transferase subunit A, translating to MKKVYPDAKSALDGVLKDGMMIMSGGFGLCGIAETLSDAIRDSGVKGLTVISNNAGVDGIGLSRLLETRQIKKMISSYVGENKLFAQQYLAGELELEFNPQGTLAERIRAGGAGIPAFFTKTGVGTLIAEGKEVKEFDGEKYIMERGLFADLAIVHAWKGDTAGNLIYRKTARNFNPMMATAAKITVAEVEQLVPAGELDPDHIHTPGIFVKRIIEVGTAKKRIEFRNTRPRPAA from the coding sequence ATGAAAAAGGTTTACCCCGACGCCAAATCGGCGCTCGATGGCGTTCTCAAGGACGGCATGATGATCATGTCCGGCGGCTTCGGCCTGTGCGGTATCGCCGAAACCCTGTCGGACGCGATCCGCGATTCCGGGGTCAAGGGTTTGACTGTCATCTCCAACAATGCGGGTGTCGACGGCATCGGCCTCTCCAGGCTGCTGGAGACGCGGCAGATCAAAAAGATGATCTCGTCCTATGTCGGCGAGAACAAGCTGTTCGCGCAGCAATACCTCGCCGGCGAGCTGGAACTCGAATTCAATCCGCAGGGCACGCTGGCCGAGCGCATCCGCGCCGGCGGCGCCGGTATCCCGGCTTTCTTCACCAAGACCGGCGTCGGCACGCTGATCGCCGAAGGCAAGGAAGTGAAGGAATTCGACGGCGAGAAATACATCATGGAGCGCGGCCTGTTCGCTGATCTGGCCATCGTCCACGCCTGGAAGGGCGACACCGCCGGCAACCTGATCTACCGCAAGACCGCGCGCAACTTTAACCCGATGATGGCCACGGCTGCGAAGATCACCGTGGCCGAGGTCGAGCAGCTGGTTCCGGCCGGCGAACTCGATCCCGACCACATCCACACCCCCGGCATTTTCGTCAAGCGCATCATCGAAGTGGGCACGGCCAAGAAGCGGATCGAGTTCCGCAACACCCGCCCGCGGCCCGCAGCATAA